GTGCACCACCGATCGGGCCTATTGCAAAGGCTGCTATTTTACGTGGCGTCACATGTAAAACTCTTTAACCGCTGTAATCACATGCGCTTGATCATTCATAGACAGCCCATAATACATAGGCAAACGGATCAAGCGTTCACTTTCCGTGGTGGTGTAACGATCTTCCCCGTGGAAACGTGCGAACTGCATACCAGCGGCAGCCGTGTGCAGTGGAACATAATGAAAAACCGCTAATATATTGTTCGCCTTGAGGTGCTCAAGCAATGCAGTACGCCCTTCCAGATCTGCCACCTTGAGGTAGAACATGTGCGCATTGTGGGTGCACGCTTCGGGAAGTGTCGGCAGTTCGATTTTACCTGCTACTTGCAGGGGTAGCAGTGCATCATAATACGCCTGCCAGCTTGCAAGTCGGTTTGTGTTGATTTCTTCAGCACTTTCCAGTTGACCCCACAGAAACGCGGCCTGAAGCTCACTCGGCAGATAGCTGCTGCCGACATCAACCCATTGGTATTTATCGACCATTCCACGGAAGAACTGGCTACGGTTGGTGCCTTTTTCGCGGATGATTTCAGCTCTTTCCTTGAACTGATCGTCGTTGATGATAAGCAGCCCGCCTTCACCACCGCTGGTGTAGTTTTTAGTTTCGTGAAAGCTGAATGCGCCCATATGGCCGATGGTACCAAGCGCCTGGCCTTTGTAAGTGCTCATCATGCCCTGTGCCGCATCCTCGATCACAAATAACTGATGTCGGTTGGCAATCTCCATGATGGTATCCATTTCACAGGCAACACCTGCGTAGTGGACGGGAACAATGGCACGTGTTTTCTCGGTAATGGCCGCTTCGATCAACCGCTCGTCAATGTTCATGGTGTCGGGGCGAATATCAACAAATACTATTTTCGCGCCACGCAATACAAACGCATTCGCCGTGCTGACAAAGGTATAGCTCGGCATGATCACTTCATCGCCGCGCTGAATATCAATCAGCAAAGCTGCAAGCTCTAATGCCGCCGTGCAAGACGGGTTGAGCAGTGCTTTTTTGCAGGGCAGATTTTCTTCAAACCATGTCTGACATTTTTTGCCGAACGGGCCGTCGCCGGAGAGTTTTCCATTTTTTATGGCTTCCTCAACGAAGACGAGCTCGGTTCCGAGGAATGGGGGGCGATTAAAATCAATCATTGTAGCCAAAGCTCTTCATGTATTGTGTCGCGTTTGGACCTTCATTAAATATGAGATCTAGAATAGTCACACCATGCTCGAAGGGTTCGTGTAACTGGCGATACTCAGGGTATCCGCTGTAATCCATCCATTCGACCTGAATACCCTTTTCTTCTGCAAGTCCCATGTCGAAATAATGTTTTGCAGATGGTCCGCTCAAATAAACATCGGCGCCCGCCTGTTCACATATACTAATCAGCTTCTCAGTTTTCCCATCAAGAATCTCATACTCATGCGACCAGGTTAGCTTTGTATCTATACCAAGAATTTCGTTTGCAATCTTTATTAGACTAAAGTTAATGGTACTCAAATCCAAAAAATCACAGCCAAGATAAAAAACTTCAAAAATCGCTTTATATTCGC
This DNA window, taken from Marinobacterium iners, encodes the following:
- a CDS encoding WbqC family protein, producing MKKLAILQSSYIPWKGYFDLINMVDEFVFFDTAQYTKNDWRNRNVIKTKQGSKWLTIPCAQKSLEQSILETKITDPRWARKHWQTLSQNYSKSKFFGEYKAIFEVFYLGCDFLDLSTINFSLIKIANEILGIDTKLTWSHEYEILDGKTEKLISICEQAGADVYLSGPSAKHYFDMGLAEEKGIQVEWMDYSGYPEYRQLHEPFEHGVTILDLIFNEGPNATQYMKSFGYND
- the rffA gene encoding dTDP-4-amino-4,6-dideoxygalactose transaminase; translation: MIDFNRPPFLGTELVFVEEAIKNGKLSGDGPFGKKCQTWFEENLPCKKALLNPSCTAALELAALLIDIQRGDEVIMPSYTFVSTANAFVLRGAKIVFVDIRPDTMNIDERLIEAAITEKTRAIVPVHYAGVACEMDTIMEIANRHQLFVIEDAAQGMMSTYKGQALGTIGHMGAFSFHETKNYTSGGEGGLLIINDDQFKERAEIIREKGTNRSQFFRGMVDKYQWVDVGSSYLPSELQAAFLWGQLESAEEINTNRLASWQAYYDALLPLQVAGKIELPTLPEACTHNAHMFYLKVADLEGRTALLEHLKANNILAVFHYVPLHTAAAGMQFARFHGEDRYTTTESERLIRLPMYYGLSMNDQAHVITAVKEFYM